A part of Pectinatus sottacetonis genomic DNA contains:
- the folE2 gene encoding GTP cyclohydrolase FolE2 translates to MKDVQNMGDTRGIAIQRVGISRAWIPFLVAAQEGGSQHVTASIERFTVDLPMEYKGTHMSRFMEILHESANRPLNFLTVDELLKHVLCKLSAKSAHIAISFKYFIKKAAPISKKKSLLDVDCMFIGDKIKNEPLDFTMAVTVPVTSLCPCSKEISAYGAHNQRSRIKGAVKFSKENDITIEKMAGIIEKQASSAVYPILKREDEKFVTETAYDNPKFVEDILRDLVLALRKLDKIDYFSVECENFESIHNHNAYASHQEYK, encoded by the coding sequence TTGAAAGATGTCCAGAATATGGGAGATACACGAGGAATTGCCATTCAACGTGTAGGAATCAGTAGAGCTTGGATTCCATTTTTGGTGGCAGCACAAGAGGGCGGTTCTCAGCATGTAACAGCCTCAATTGAACGTTTTACAGTTGATTTACCAATGGAATATAAAGGTACACATATGAGCAGATTCATGGAAATATTACATGAATCTGCCAATAGACCATTAAATTTCTTGACTGTTGATGAATTATTAAAACATGTTCTTTGTAAATTATCGGCTAAATCAGCACATATTGCTATAAGCTTTAAATATTTTATAAAAAAAGCCGCACCGATAAGTAAAAAAAAGTCCTTATTAGATGTGGACTGCATGTTTATAGGTGATAAAATAAAAAATGAACCTTTAGATTTTACAATGGCAGTAACGGTACCTGTAACATCATTATGTCCGTGCAGTAAGGAAATATCTGCATATGGAGCACATAATCAGCGCAGTAGAATAAAGGGAGCCGTAAAATTTAGTAAGGAAAATGATATCACTATTGAAAAAATGGCAGGTATAATTGAAAAACAAGCTTCATCCGCAGTATATCCGATTTTAAAACGTGAAGATGAAAAATTTGTTACGGAAACCGCTTATGATAACCCCAAGTTTGTAGAAGATATATTGAGGGATTTGGTATTGGCACTGCGTAAGCTGGATAAGATAGATTATTTTTCTGTTGAATGTGAAAATTTTGAGTCAATTCACAATCACAATGCTTATGCATCGCATCAAGAATATAAGTAA
- the queC gene encoding 7-cyano-7-deazaguanine synthase QueC, with product MKAVILLSGGLDSTVCMAVAKSKNYDLYPISFNYHQRHSIELESAKKVAAFFDAKRHLIIDTNMNQIGGSALTDKSINVPDRDPDTEDVPVTYVPARNLIFLSYALGYAEVLGAPYVYIGVNAVDYSGYPDCRPEFIKKFQDLADFATKATAAEHKKIKIETPLQNLSKKDIVLLGTKLKAPFALTRSCYNGGEKACGHCDSCKLRLRGFAEAGLKDPIEYME from the coding sequence TTGAAAGCCGTTATTTTATTATCGGGTGGATTGGATTCGACTGTTTGTATGGCAGTAGCTAAGAGTAAAAATTATGATCTTTATCCGATAAGTTTTAATTACCATCAAAGACATAGTATAGAATTAGAAAGCGCTAAAAAAGTTGCGGCGTTTTTTGATGCTAAGCGCCATTTGATAATAGACACAAATATGAATCAAATAGGTGGATCGGCACTTACAGACAAAAGTATAAATGTTCCTGATCGTGATCCTGATACTGAGGATGTACCAGTTACTTATGTACCAGCCAGAAATTTGATCTTTTTGAGTTATGCATTGGGATACGCAGAAGTATTAGGCGCGCCTTATGTATATATTGGAGTAAACGCAGTGGATTATTCCGGTTATCCAGACTGTCGACCAGAGTTCATTAAAAAGTTTCAAGATTTAGCTGATTTTGCCACAAAAGCTACAGCGGCTGAGCATAAAAAAATAAAAATAGAAACTCCATTACAAAATTTATCAAAAAAAGATATTGTATTGCTAGGAACAAAATTAAAGGCTCCATTTGCTTTGACACGTAGTTGTTATAATGGAGGAGAAAAAGCCTGTGGACACTGTGATAGCTGCAAATTGAGATTAAGAGGTTTTGCAGAAGCCGGATTAAAGGACCCAATTGAGTACATGGAGTGA